A region from the Triticum urartu cultivar G1812 chromosome 1, Tu2.1, whole genome shotgun sequence genome encodes:
- the LOC125508321 gene encoding chitinase 10-like has protein sequence MARLFLPPVLLAFSLAAATLILNVGVAEAFSWQRQGWRHVFRGRYGRRHRISSIVTETMFSSMFLHKDNDDCPAKGFYTYSSFVSAAEWFPEFGSGAHHVDSDTRKREVAAFLAQISHETTGGWATAPDGPYSWGLCFKEEINASSNYCDADNKEWPCVPGKSYHGRGPMQLSWNYNYGPAGEALCFDGPGNPELVASDPVLAFKAALWFWMTPQEPKPSCHDVMLGRYVPTDADRQANRTAGFGLTTNIINGGLECNLPADSRVKDRIGYYRRYCEILKVDDLGDNLDCAQQLPYS, from the exons ATGGCGCGCTTGTTTCTTCCTCCCGTCCTGCTGGCCTTCTCCCTGGCCGCCGCTACCCTCATCCTGAACGTCGGCGTCGCGGAGGCATTTTCGTGGCAGCGGCAAGGGTGGCGCCACGTCTTCCGCGGCCGCTACGGCCGCCGCCACCGCATCTCGTCGATCGTGACGGAGACGATGTTCTCGAGCATGTTCCTGCACAAGGACAACGACGACTGCCCCGCCAAGGGATTCTACACCTACTCCTCCTTCGTCAGCGCAGCGGAGTGGTTCCCGGAGTTCGGCAGCGGCGCCCACCACGTCGACTCGGACACGCGCAAGCGCGAGGTCGCCGCCTTCCTGGCGCAGATCTCCCATGAGACCACCGGCGGGTGGGCGACGGCGCCCGACGGGCCGTACTCGTGGGGCCTCTGCTTCAAGGAAGAGATCAATGCGTCCAGCAACTACTGCGACGCCGACAACAAGGAGTGGCCCTGCGTCCCCGGTAAATCCTACCACGGCCGCGGACCCATGCAACTCTCCTG GAACTACAACTACGGGCCGGCGGGGGAGGCGCTGTGCTTCGACGGGCCGGGGAACCCGGAGCTCGTGGCGAGCGATCCGGTATTGGCGTTCAAGGCGGCGCTGTGGTTCTGGATGACGCCGCAGGAGCCCAAGCCGTCGTGCCACGACGTGATGCTGGGGCGGTACGTGCCCACCGACGCCGACAGGCAGGCGAACCGAACGGCGGGGTTCGGGCTCACCACCAACATCATCAACGGCGGGCTCGAGTGCAACCTCCCTGCCGATTCGAGGGTGAAGGATAGGATCGGGTACTACCGCCGGTACTGTGAGATCCTCAAGGTCGACGACCTTGGGGACAACTTGGACTGCGCTCAACAGCTGCCCTACTCGTAA